A region of Photobacterium sanguinicancri DNA encodes the following proteins:
- a CDS encoding AraC family transcriptional regulator produces the protein MASKKTSKERADYKITDELGGLEILDAEYEKQNFSRHSHEGYTIGVIETGAQRFYRTGGHHVAPQDTIILVNADEVHSGHSATEGGWAYRAMYPLPKQLEQLTKDLYLPSYGAPYFPNAVISDPELANQLRLVFNTLENSENRLLRETLIYDTLVKLMGKHAKSRLNPNLETKAQKQLLLVKEFLDDYPQADVSLDELAKLAAISPYHLVRSFQKEFGLPPHAYQIQSRLRLARKLLKLGYSISDTAQECGFHDQSHFHRHFKKANGYTPGQYIKKR, from the coding sequence ATGGCTAGCAAGAAAACCAGTAAAGAAAGAGCTGACTATAAGATTACCGATGAGCTTGGTGGTCTTGAAATTCTTGATGCCGAATACGAAAAGCAGAACTTCTCTCGTCATAGCCATGAGGGCTATACCATAGGAGTGATTGAAACAGGTGCTCAGCGGTTTTATCGTACAGGAGGACACCACGTTGCTCCACAAGATACCATTATTTTAGTCAATGCCGATGAAGTGCATAGTGGCCATTCTGCGACAGAAGGTGGCTGGGCTTACCGTGCTATGTATCCGTTACCTAAGCAACTCGAGCAGTTAACGAAAGACCTTTATTTACCTAGCTATGGCGCACCATATTTCCCTAATGCCGTTATTTCCGATCCTGAATTAGCGAATCAACTTCGCCTTGTTTTCAATACGTTAGAAAATTCAGAGAATCGACTATTAAGAGAGACACTGATTTACGACACCTTAGTTAAACTGATGGGAAAGCACGCTAAATCAAGACTCAATCCAAATTTAGAGACCAAAGCGCAGAAGCAGTTGTTACTGGTAAAAGAGTTTTTGGATGATTATCCGCAAGCGGATGTTTCATTAGATGAACTCGCTAAACTGGCTGCGATTAGCCCTTACCATTTAGTGCGATCTTTTCAAAAAGAGTTTGGCCTCCCTCCACATGCATATCAAATCCAGTCGCGGCTGCGATTAGCCAGAAAACTACTAAAATTGGGTTATAGTATTTCAGATACAGCGCAGGAATGCGGCTTTCACGATCAAAGTCATTTCCATCGTCACTTCAAAAAAGCCAACGGGTATACTCCGGGTCAGTACATAAAAAAGCGGTGA
- a CDS encoding AzlD domain-containing protein encodes MIMLSILAMTAIVFFSRYVFLEPRVPLKLNNHALRLLSYSSPAILTAIWAPIIFLPDGELSVSVTNPYLLAAIITALLVWKTGNVLLSIILSMGAFLFFNLYLFS; translated from the coding sequence ATGATAATGCTATCGATACTGGCAATGACAGCCATCGTGTTTTTTAGCCGTTACGTTTTCCTTGAGCCGCGAGTACCATTAAAGCTAAATAACCATGCTTTAAGGTTGCTGAGCTATTCCAGCCCTGCAATTTTAACCGCGATTTGGGCGCCTATTATTTTTCTTCCGGACGGTGAATTGTCTGTGAGTGTAACTAATCCTTACCTACTTGCTGCGATAATTACGGCGCTATTGGTGTGGAAAACAGGCAATGTCTTACTCTCTATTATTCTTAGTATGGGCGCTTTTTTGTTTTTTAATCTCTATCTCTTTAGTTAA
- a CDS encoding type II secretion system protein, whose protein sequence is MRNKGFTLIELVVVIVILGILAVTAAPRFLNVQRDARIAALNGFKGAFYAADGIVMSKAMTAGIENSMYDTEIPNTGIYVRQGVMSLNAKNIAAAMNTDGFTVVDNGSADMPSIFVVLDENKVNNGYPSNRCYLFIARGVTTASFPKSLLPLKINLDDKEC, encoded by the coding sequence TTGAGAAATAAAGGTTTCACGCTTATAGAGCTGGTTGTTGTGATTGTTATCCTTGGTATTTTAGCGGTTACCGCTGCTCCGCGTTTTTTAAACGTACAACGCGACGCGAGAATAGCTGCGTTAAATGGCTTTAAAGGCGCATTTTATGCGGCTGATGGTATCGTGATGTCAAAAGCAATGACAGCGGGTATCGAAAACTCTATGTATGATACCGAAATTCCCAATACGGGTATTTATGTGCGCCAAGGTGTGATGTCACTCAATGCGAAAAATATTGCCGCTGCAATGAATACCGATGGTTTTACCGTTGTTGATAATGGTTCTGCTGATATGCCATCAATCTTTGTTGTTTTAGATGAGAATAAAGTTAATAACGGTTACCCGAGCAACCGCTGCTATCTATTTATTGCCCGAGGAGTGACTACGGCTTCTTTTCCTAAGTCATTATTGCCTTTAAAAATAAATTTAGATGATAAAGAGTGCTAA
- a CDS encoding AzlC family ABC transporter permease, with translation MRNNTPKNKQSSERKSPFWQGVIAVLPLSIAVIPWGILAGSYAIDAGLSGIEAQAMSAVLFAGSAQLVAAGMFKAGVGIGTMLVTTFFITSRHFLYSVSMRGKISNLPTRWRLILGFWLTDELFAVCGGQSNKAFNPWFAAGAGGSFYLIWNLASFVGIVAGSQFPSLNEVGLEFAVAATFIALVIPQIKSIPLLASVGVSLVVSVLLTLMQIDAALMIASIFGMVTGYMCETLLDRNSPKKHLETKSGGEQE, from the coding sequence ATCCGAAACAACACCCCAAAAAACAAGCAATCAAGTGAGAGAAAATCACCGTTCTGGCAAGGTGTAATAGCGGTGCTTCCGTTGAGTATTGCGGTGATTCCTTGGGGTATTTTAGCTGGGTCTTACGCTATTGATGCGGGATTATCCGGTATAGAAGCTCAGGCGATGTCTGCGGTACTATTTGCAGGCTCAGCGCAGTTAGTGGCAGCAGGGATGTTTAAAGCCGGTGTCGGTATTGGCACTATGTTGGTCACGACTTTTTTTATTACTTCTCGCCACTTTTTGTACAGCGTGTCTATGCGAGGGAAAATTAGTAACCTTCCAACGCGATGGCGCTTAATCCTGGGTTTTTGGCTTACCGATGAGTTATTTGCTGTGTGTGGTGGGCAATCTAATAAAGCGTTTAACCCTTGGTTCGCCGCTGGGGCTGGTGGCTCGTTTTACCTGATATGGAACCTAGCGAGTTTTGTTGGCATCGTTGCGGGTAGTCAGTTTCCTTCTTTGAATGAGGTGGGCTTGGAGTTTGCGGTTGCCGCGACTTTTATTGCTTTGGTTATTCCGCAAATAAAATCGATACCTCTTTTAGCTTCTGTCGGTGTTTCTTTAGTTGTATCTGTGCTTTTGACACTCATGCAGATTGATGCAGCTTTGATGATCGCATCGATATTCGGCATGGTGACAGGCTATATGTGCGAGACATTACTGGATAGAAATTCGCCTAAGAAGCATCTTGAGACGAAATCAGGAGGAGAGCAGGAATGA
- the trhO gene encoding oxygen-dependent tRNA uridine(34) hydroxylase TrhO yields MSQYVVCALYKFVTLNDYEAIRQPLTDLLKANNIRGTLLLASEGINGTVAGKRASIDALLQWFKQDTRLADVVYKESFSKEQPFNRTKVKLKKEIVTMGVEGIDPLNVVGTYVKPSDWNDLISDPEVLLVDTRNDYEVDIGTFKNAVNPNTETFREFPQYVAENLDPAKHKKVAMFCTGGIRCEKSTAYMKEQGFEEVYHLEGGILKYLEEVPQDESMWEGDCYVFDGRVAVNHQLERSDYDVCNACRLPITSDEQASEHFEKGVSCPKCVDKHSNEQKARFREREKQVQLSIARGETHVGGDTVQLIEQRKKEKRAMKEQQRSGQKVK; encoded by the coding sequence ATGTCTCAATATGTTGTATGTGCGCTTTATAAATTTGTCACGCTTAATGACTACGAAGCCATTCGCCAGCCACTCACTGATCTTCTTAAAGCGAATAACATTCGCGGAACTTTGCTACTGGCGAGCGAAGGCATCAATGGTACGGTTGCAGGCAAGCGAGCATCAATCGATGCCTTGTTGCAATGGTTCAAGCAAGATACTCGTCTTGCCGATGTTGTTTACAAAGAGTCGTTCAGTAAAGAACAGCCCTTTAATCGCACTAAAGTAAAACTGAAGAAAGAAATTGTGACCATGGGCGTAGAGGGGATTGATCCTCTTAACGTTGTGGGTACATACGTTAAGCCAAGCGATTGGAACGATCTGATTTCTGATCCTGAAGTGCTACTGGTTGATACGCGTAATGATTACGAAGTGGATATTGGCACATTCAAAAATGCGGTGAACCCAAATACTGAAACATTCCGCGAATTTCCACAATATGTCGCAGAGAACTTAGACCCAGCCAAGCATAAGAAAGTCGCTATGTTTTGTACTGGCGGTATTCGTTGTGAAAAATCAACTGCCTATATGAAAGAGCAAGGCTTCGAGGAAGTCTATCATCTTGAAGGCGGCATTCTTAAATATCTTGAAGAAGTGCCACAAGATGAAAGTATGTGGGAAGGTGATTGTTACGTCTTTGATGGGCGCGTGGCTGTTAATCATCAGCTAGAAAGAAGTGATTATGATGTATGCAATGCTTGTCGTTTACCGATCACCAGTGATGAACAAGCGTCAGAACATTTTGAAAAAGGGGTGAGTTGTCCTAAGTGTGTTGATAAACACAGCAACGAACAAAAAGCGCGCTTTCGTGAGCGAGAAAAACAAGTGCAGCTGTCTATCGCACGTGGCGAAACGCACGTTGGCGGTGACACTGTGCAATTAATCGAGCAGCGGAAGAAGGAAAAGCGAGCGATGAAAGAACAGCAGCGCTCAGGTCAAAAAGTGAAATAG
- a CDS encoding endonuclease III domain-containing protein, producing MIQQSQQQPTKPVDQLTFIQSIFDTLVQHYGDYIWWPNDNPYEIMLGSILVQNTNWKNADKALSNLAENKFPQHIAAMSLEELAQSIRPSGYYNQKAIKLKSMTAWFKGYQYDINKVRAQDKVTLRKELLSVKGIGGETADVILVYAIGKPSFVIDAYTRRIFERNGLTVPKSYERFHDLMEQAIPLDTARYALYHGLMVDHGQAFCNPKPKCQHCPLRLTCVTGQSHLADTPKPIFLDQKK from the coding sequence TTGATACAGCAATCTCAACAACAGCCAACAAAGCCCGTAGACCAACTCACATTCATCCAAAGTATCTTTGACACCTTGGTGCAGCACTATGGTGATTATATTTGGTGGCCGAACGATAATCCGTACGAAATCATGCTAGGTTCTATCTTGGTGCAAAATACGAACTGGAAGAATGCCGATAAAGCGCTGAGCAATCTAGCTGAGAATAAATTCCCGCAACATATCGCAGCCATGTCATTAGAGGAATTAGCACAAAGCATTCGACCCAGTGGTTACTACAATCAAAAAGCCATTAAGCTAAAATCGATGACGGCTTGGTTTAAGGGTTACCAATACGATATCAACAAAGTGCGCGCACAAGATAAAGTAACTCTGCGCAAAGAGTTATTAAGCGTGAAAGGGATTGGTGGCGAAACTGCAGACGTTATTTTAGTGTATGCGATTGGTAAGCCATCTTTTGTTATTGATGCTTATACGCGTCGTATCTTTGAGAGAAATGGCCTTACTGTTCCCAAAAGCTATGAACGATTTCACGATTTAATGGAGCAAGCTATTCCTCTTGATACGGCTCGCTATGCTTTGTACCACGGCTTGATGGTCGACCATGGACAAGCCTTTTGTAACCCCAAACCTAAGTGCCAGCACTGCCCTCTTAGATTGACCTGTGTAACTGGGCAATCGCATTTAGCCGATACGCCTAAACCAATATTTCTTGATCAAAAGAAATAG
- a CDS encoding sensor histidine kinase, translating into MKINQSLLRIVFVSIGSALLLVILCYSLLAQSFYFWGLDNSLAVNSIHVSNLVDQQGIEIVENKVDVIDAEIFRGYDALPEDIKNKFTVDQLKMDEHYNFEVKDNWYDFPRVMYFIHPAQTQTGLTYYIVNTFDDTFLQPEVEKIEEGLPSITMVSGVIITLFIFVGLLLLRYIARPISKLHQWAQQLTLKTLADPVPAFGFRELDDLAEKIHTNLQNIEKTLSRESQFLQHASHELRTPIAVILSNASLMDHMWHDAPPACQKPLDRINRAGLTMSHLTETLLWLTRNKDYQPTIETFNVSQLTEELVEEHQYLLGGKDVTVELALSPVTQALPKVMIRIIIANLIRNAMQHTDSGHILIKLEQGSLTIVNWGELLKGEKSDGFGLGIKLVKQICTNQGWHYQQDVVNDACTVKVLFNKVNQKI; encoded by the coding sequence ATGAAAATCAATCAAAGCTTATTACGTATAGTTTTCGTATCCATTGGTAGTGCACTACTGCTGGTTATTCTTTGCTACTCGCTTCTGGCTCAGAGCTTCTACTTTTGGGGGCTAGATAACTCACTGGCCGTTAACTCAATTCATGTTTCAAATTTAGTGGATCAGCAAGGAATTGAGATTGTAGAAAACAAGGTTGATGTTATTGATGCGGAAATTTTCCGAGGTTATGACGCTTTACCCGAAGATATCAAAAATAAGTTCACAGTTGATCAACTTAAAATGGACGAACACTATAACTTTGAAGTGAAAGACAATTGGTATGACTTCCCTCGGGTTATGTATTTCATTCACCCTGCACAAACTCAAACAGGGCTAACCTATTACATCGTCAATACATTCGATGACACCTTCTTACAACCTGAAGTTGAAAAAATCGAAGAAGGGTTACCATCAATTACCATGGTTTCAGGTGTCATCATTACTCTATTCATCTTTGTCGGGTTACTATTGCTTCGCTATATCGCTCGGCCTATCAGCAAGCTTCATCAATGGGCACAGCAGTTAACATTAAAAACCCTCGCGGATCCTGTACCTGCTTTTGGTTTCCGTGAACTCGATGATTTGGCCGAGAAGATTCATACCAACCTACAAAACATTGAAAAAACCTTAAGTCGAGAATCGCAGTTTCTTCAACATGCGAGCCATGAACTAAGAACACCGATTGCCGTGATTTTAAGTAACGCTTCTTTAATGGATCATATGTGGCACGATGCACCACCAGCCTGCCAAAAACCGCTAGACCGTATTAACCGCGCAGGGCTAACCATGAGTCACCTTACTGAAACCCTACTCTGGTTAACACGAAATAAAGACTATCAACCAACAATTGAAACCTTCAATGTCAGCCAATTAACAGAAGAGTTAGTAGAAGAGCACCAATACTTGTTGGGGGGCAAAGATGTAACAGTAGAATTAGCGCTATCGCCTGTCACTCAAGCACTTCCTAAAGTGATGATACGCATCATTATCGCTAACTTGATCCGCAATGCCATGCAACATACCGACAGCGGCCATATTTTAATAAAACTTGAGCAAGGAAGCCTAACCATAGTCAATTGGGGTGAACTACTTAAAGGCGAAAAGAGTGATGGTTTTGGTTTAGGGATTAAATTGGTAAAACAGATTTGTACTAACCAAGGCTGGCACTACCAACAAGATGTGGTCAATGATGCCTGTACCGTTAAAGTATTGTTCAACAAAGTGAATCAAAAAATTTAA
- a CDS encoding M14 family zinc carboxypeptidase, with protein MKKQYLSYQDTIDFLAQAMEKHPNLIRLESIGETHEGRPIMMVTVSQDVAYADLKPALLYTGTIHAREWIGIELAVNFVQYLLDNYPSNPDVVEALTRNTLYMVPCLNPDGFEYSRQHFSFWRKNRRDNGDGTFGVDLNRNFGINFKRSTNTQSNIYGGQAAFSEPETSAIKGFVESHSNIQIALDYHSQGNVFFPAHKFNHEAEIEGTDLNIMCANMANEIYKVTKRQYGIHRGKPPANLIHGSGREYYYDRGILSSVVEVGSRNIPDYLINMSQSVDENIPALLYALGTAINYSDLAPKRPENFTTKEVLANQVELTWDDGNSDVRCDASKGNQTDEVQSDQDGCYYQIYRSESPKYQCTRENLIAITSQLSYIDKQLKSGHRYFYNLRKVNRLNRIKSPFAPEVKIKTCLEKDEFAFTLFPNPEQIGYVGELTASQNREHFGNNSLFIGVNKTKGACYGVIDFNIDRLPDDAIIKDAVFSLYPMNRVGAKIENYGEWSVSILNPEDISDITDFAQIQSATAIQTLGDAIDSDQLTQGIWKTWRFSALEKRLVEEQLEKGRLLLRLQGPDSLPLCNDSQMMQFDIGYGRFGGGIHYRPNLDLIYTRKPYQVALSATDCHTIESEAHYPAELRSGFDYQGETVFGQVGFSLSCISNSVDIAITQAYFEIESGSLVGLDQHMRFTVEMAELDSLDYYSVKHREKIEFIGYEVSSEDLAKSPRQRFMFDSSARQYLEQLHAEGKHVTLIIRATSASRQKEAIVDWYGLEDEHRPQLVIDYIERRYQALESPQNLEAQLQDGAVKLTWDNPEHNDFVGAYVVRNSFHPPRSPFDGVKLYAGKDSYTFDRFGNANIPKYYSVFSYDNVPNYSIPAMIKFSTDEVTPIICDEFEPQDEAEKRYRDGE; from the coding sequence ATGAAAAAGCAATATTTGTCGTATCAAGACACAATAGACTTTCTCGCCCAAGCAATGGAAAAGCACCCGAATTTGATCCGCTTAGAAAGCATCGGTGAAACCCATGAAGGGCGGCCGATCATGATGGTGACAGTATCGCAAGATGTCGCCTACGCGGATCTTAAACCAGCACTGTTATACACGGGGACCATTCACGCGCGAGAGTGGATTGGGATTGAACTGGCGGTTAACTTTGTACAGTACTTGTTAGATAACTATCCAAGTAACCCAGATGTGGTTGAAGCTCTAACTCGCAATACTCTTTATATGGTGCCGTGTTTAAATCCCGACGGTTTTGAATATTCACGCCAGCATTTTTCATTCTGGCGTAAAAATCGACGAGACAATGGAGACGGTACTTTTGGGGTCGATTTGAATCGAAACTTTGGTATCAACTTTAAGCGCTCAACTAATACTCAATCTAATATTTACGGTGGCCAAGCTGCATTTTCTGAACCAGAGACTTCAGCTATTAAAGGGTTTGTTGAAAGCCACAGTAATATTCAGATTGCCTTAGATTACCATTCCCAAGGAAATGTCTTTTTCCCTGCGCATAAGTTTAACCATGAAGCCGAAATTGAAGGCACAGATCTGAATATCATGTGCGCCAATATGGCGAATGAAATCTACAAAGTGACGAAGCGCCAGTACGGTATTCATCGTGGTAAGCCACCCGCCAATTTGATCCACGGTAGTGGCCGTGAGTATTACTACGATCGCGGTATTTTGTCTTCGGTAGTCGAAGTGGGTAGTCGCAATATCCCTGATTATCTGATCAATATGTCGCAAAGTGTGGATGAGAATATCCCCGCACTGCTTTATGCGTTAGGCACTGCGATCAATTACTCTGATTTAGCACCCAAACGGCCGGAAAACTTCACCACCAAAGAAGTACTCGCTAATCAGGTGGAGCTTACATGGGATGATGGCAATAGTGATGTTAGGTGTGATGCCAGCAAAGGCAACCAAACAGATGAAGTTCAAAGTGATCAGGACGGGTGTTACTACCAGATTTACCGCAGTGAATCGCCTAAGTATCAATGTACTCGAGAAAACCTTATCGCGATAACTTCGCAGCTTAGTTATATCGATAAGCAATTAAAATCGGGTCATCGTTATTTCTACAACCTGCGCAAAGTGAACCGACTTAATCGCATTAAGTCACCGTTTGCTCCTGAAGTGAAAATCAAAACCTGCTTAGAAAAAGATGAATTTGCTTTCACCTTATTTCCAAATCCTGAACAGATTGGCTATGTCGGTGAACTAACTGCAAGTCAGAACCGAGAACATTTTGGTAATAACTCGCTCTTTATTGGCGTGAACAAAACCAAAGGTGCTTGCTATGGGGTGATAGATTTCAATATCGATCGATTACCCGATGATGCGATCATTAAAGATGCGGTGTTCTCTTTGTATCCGATGAACCGTGTTGGCGCCAAAATAGAAAACTATGGAGAGTGGTCGGTATCTATCCTTAACCCAGAAGATATTAGCGATATTACCGATTTTGCACAGATTCAATCAGCGACGGCGATTCAAACTTTAGGCGATGCCATCGATTCAGATCAACTGACACAAGGGATCTGGAAAACATGGCGATTTAGTGCGCTTGAGAAAAGGCTGGTGGAAGAGCAACTAGAAAAAGGGCGCTTGTTATTGCGTTTGCAAGGGCCCGACAGTTTACCTCTGTGTAATGACTCGCAGATGATGCAGTTTGATATTGGCTACGGACGCTTTGGCGGTGGGATCCATTACCGACCAAACCTAGATTTAATCTATACACGCAAACCGTATCAAGTCGCGCTATCGGCAACCGACTGTCATACCATAGAGAGTGAAGCACATTATCCTGCTGAACTACGTTCAGGATTTGATTATCAAGGTGAAACGGTATTTGGTCAGGTCGGGTTTTCGTTATCGTGCATCAGTAACAGTGTCGATATTGCGATTACCCAAGCTTACTTTGAAATCGAAAGTGGCTCGCTAGTAGGGCTAGATCAACATATGCGCTTTACGGTTGAAATGGCCGAACTCGATAGCCTTGATTACTACAGTGTGAAGCACAGAGAAAAAATTGAGTTTATTGGTTATGAAGTGAGTAGTGAGGATTTAGCGAAGTCACCTCGCCAGCGCTTCATGTTTGATAGCTCGGCACGGCAATACCTAGAGCAACTCCATGCCGAAGGTAAGCATGTCACGCTGATCATCCGTGCGACATCGGCCTCGCGTCAAAAAGAAGCCATAGTTGATTGGTATGGCTTGGAAGATGAGCACCGCCCACAGCTGGTGATTGACTATATTGAGCGTCGTTATCAGGCGTTGGAATCGCCACAAAACCTTGAAGCACAATTGCAAGATGGTGCAGTGAAGTTGACGTGGGATAATCCAGAACATAATGATTTTGTTGGCGCGTATGTGGTACGCAATAGTTTCCATCCGCCACGCTCACCGTTTGATGGCGTGAAGTTGTATGCAGGTAAAGACAGTTACACCTTTGATCGATTCGGCAATGCTAATATTCCAAAATACTATTCGGTATTTAGCTACGATAATGTGCCGAATTACTCTATTCCTGCGATGATCAAATTCAGTACCGATGAAGTGACACCTATCATCTGCGATGAATTTGAACCGCAAGATGAAGCTGAAAAACGTTATCGGGACGGTGAGTAG
- a CDS encoding RICIN domain-containing protein gives MKTVMALGSFSLLFASNSFALNMSNEEIQSILTGAISYDERCFVDLSNQDEKPIPIGCDQYIFINSSTVDVQKRKEKTAHLIGVGFEHPYVLIKNPYSQTESVISLFDEIKPDKLLSEIDKPLQSHTSSNTASHRRYARSVNMSGNSSQQNMVTTKYVREEIPFSNTERFNGSQKAVFEYKLDFFSRYPFFHQFGQISPDNKKFVRVSLVKSPGVNFHATGEWPRSWTQDGYAAHQSRYYSYPDYLDQVSISTSLQDSDIELYDFVPKNTDKNLSKFSKTSTVDINIGISIPKVPIKSVGVKTSETVTYENGDYMGFDVSNGTQSFNITYRNKRYGSHITDYKGYCNLLKNTENWCWNYASSSYDDPLDLSKLEGTPYSNGFVPVFSSTYASPYYKTGLSTLNIKATVTGMNVLGYSYWAAGRLYYHGSQAGYNPYDKKFRLHQYSKSTQFTVDWNSSIFSGAQPVTLSSLKGSDRQSQCLTVKPDNFVSLSDCKKEDTRQLFYYTPNNKKYVYAKDINKCLSTQQEQLSIADCSRTTNNNNLIWQWYDETRNFSLLYTQGINGLKVLQPTEDGSQINVSQIESAEAASNDNLFDSRLGDFNVGG, from the coding sequence ATGAAAACTGTAATGGCGTTAGGCTCTTTTAGCTTGCTGTTTGCTTCGAACTCATTTGCACTAAATATGAGTAATGAAGAAATTCAGTCAATTCTCACTGGTGCAATCTCATACGATGAAAGGTGCTTTGTTGATCTTTCAAACCAAGATGAGAAACCTATTCCGATCGGTTGTGACCAATATATTTTTATCAACTCTTCCACTGTGGATGTACAAAAAAGAAAAGAGAAAACTGCTCACTTGATTGGTGTTGGCTTTGAACATCCTTATGTACTTATCAAAAACCCTTATAGTCAAACTGAAAGTGTAATTAGCTTATTTGATGAGATAAAACCGGATAAGCTTCTCTCTGAAATCGATAAACCGCTACAAAGCCATACTTCTTCCAACACAGCTTCGCATCGCAGGTACGCGCGCTCTGTAAATATGAGCGGTAATAGCTCACAACAAAACATGGTAACAACGAAATATGTGAGAGAAGAAATCCCTTTTTCAAATACAGAGCGTTTCAATGGTAGTCAGAAAGCAGTATTTGAATATAAGCTGGATTTTTTTTCACGTTATCCATTCTTTCACCAATTTGGCCAAATTTCCCCTGACAATAAGAAGTTCGTGAGGGTGAGCTTAGTGAAGAGTCCAGGTGTTAACTTTCATGCGACAGGTGAGTGGCCTCGGAGTTGGACTCAGGATGGTTACGCCGCGCATCAGTCGCGTTATTACTCTTACCCTGATTATCTCGACCAAGTTTCAATCAGTACCTCTTTACAAGATAGTGATATTGAGCTCTATGACTTTGTGCCGAAAAATACCGATAAGAACCTTTCTAAGTTCAGTAAAACCTCAACTGTCGATATTAATATAGGCATTAGTATCCCTAAGGTACCTATTAAGTCTGTAGGTGTGAAAACATCAGAGACGGTGACTTACGAAAATGGTGACTACATGGGGTTTGATGTAAGTAATGGAACTCAGTCATTTAATATCACTTATCGTAATAAACGTTACGGTTCTCATATTACTGATTACAAGGGGTATTGTAACCTGTTGAAGAATACAGAAAACTGGTGCTGGAATTACGCGAGTAGCTCATACGATGATCCTCTTGATTTAAGTAAATTGGAAGGAACACCATATTCAAATGGTTTTGTGCCCGTTTTCTCTTCAACATATGCCAGCCCATATTATAAAACTGGGCTATCAACGCTGAACATAAAGGCCACTGTGACAGGGATGAATGTCCTCGGGTATAGCTATTGGGCTGCTGGACGGCTTTATTACCATGGTTCACAAGCTGGTTACAATCCATATGATAAAAAGTTCAGATTACATCAATATAGTAAATCTACTCAATTTACTGTTGATTGGAATAGTTCAATATTCTCTGGTGCTCAACCTGTAACATTATCGTCCTTAAAAGGATCAGACCGTCAATCACAATGCTTGACGGTAAAACCGGATAATTTCGTTTCGCTTTCCGATTGTAAAAAAGAAGATACACGCCAGCTTTTCTATTATACGCCGAATAATAAAAAGTATGTGTATGCTAAAGACATTAATAAGTGTTTATCAACTCAGCAGGAGCAATTGTCGATTGCAGATTGTTCACGCACGACGAATAACAATAACCTTATTTGGCAGTGGTACGATGAAACTCGTAACTTCTCCCTCTTGTATACTCAAGGTATTAATGGCTTGAAAGTACTTCAACCTACGGAAGATGGTAGTCAGATTAATGTTTCACAAATAGAGTCAGCGGAGGCAGCATCAAATGATAATTTATTTGACTCTCGCCTTGGTGATTTTAATGTAGGCGGTTAA